In Agrobacterium sp. RAC06, a single window of DNA contains:
- a CDS encoding sn-glycerol-3-phosphate import ATP-binding protein UgpC, whose protein sequence is MAQIVLNDVRKMYGNVEAIKGVSLEIADGELVVLVGPSGCGKSTLLRMIAGLESISGGEIAIGDRVVNQLEPSERDIAMVFQNYALYPHMTVRQNLAYGLKNRNTPKDEIDRRIEQAAKALEIEQFLERKPRQLSGGQRQRVAMGRAIVREPAAYLFDEPLSNLDAKLRVQMRVEIKRLQRSLATTSVYVTHDQMEAMTLADRLVVLNAGRIEQVGTPIELYERPATTFVATFIGSPSMNLLQMATKTDSWSMTSDASVPSGTATLGIRPEDLHLITDVPGDEIFTASVKVAAVELVGAESYVHGTLTDGSDIVFRVAGRSRIEMDDMVQIGAKPSDLHYFDANGARLN, encoded by the coding sequence ATGGCCCAGATTGTTTTGAACGATGTCCGCAAGATGTATGGCAATGTCGAAGCCATCAAAGGCGTGTCTCTGGAAATCGCCGATGGGGAGCTCGTGGTTCTCGTGGGGCCATCCGGCTGCGGCAAGTCCACGCTGTTGCGCATGATTGCCGGCCTTGAGAGCATCTCAGGCGGCGAGATCGCGATCGGCGACCGGGTCGTCAACCAGCTGGAACCATCCGAGCGCGACATTGCCATGGTGTTCCAGAACTACGCGCTCTACCCGCACATGACCGTCCGCCAGAACCTGGCTTACGGTCTGAAGAACCGCAACACGCCGAAGGACGAGATTGACCGCCGCATCGAGCAGGCGGCCAAAGCACTGGAGATCGAGCAGTTCCTGGAGCGCAAGCCCCGTCAGCTCTCGGGCGGCCAGCGTCAGCGCGTTGCCATGGGTCGCGCCATCGTCCGCGAGCCGGCGGCCTATCTCTTCGACGAACCGCTGTCGAACCTCGATGCGAAGCTGCGCGTGCAGATGCGCGTCGAGATCAAGCGGCTGCAGCGGTCGCTCGCCACAACCAGCGTCTACGTGACCCATGACCAGATGGAGGCCATGACGCTCGCCGACAGGCTCGTTGTACTGAATGCCGGGCGTATCGAACAGGTCGGCACGCCGATCGAGCTTTACGAGCGCCCGGCGACGACCTTCGTGGCAACCTTCATCGGGTCACCCTCGATGAACCTGCTGCAGATGGCGACGAAGACCGATAGCTGGTCGATGACGTCAGATGCGTCGGTTCCGTCGGGCACTGCCACACTCGGCATTCGCCCGGAAGATCTCCACCTGATCACGGACGTGCCGGGGGACGAGATCTTCACCGCAAGCGTCAAGGTCGCCGCGGTTGAACTGGTTGGGGCCGAAAGCTACGTGCACGGTACGCTTACCGATGGCAGCGACATCGTCTTCCGTGTGGCGGGTCGCTCGCGGATCGAGATGGACGACATGGTGCAGATCGGCGCGAAGCCATCGGACCTGCACTACTTCGATGCAAACGGCGCGCGTCTCAACTGA
- a CDS encoding inositol monophosphatase family protein, translated as MLVDPTIVLTDMVEAARRAGALTLEHFHRRETLEIGVKGPGDFVSIADEQSETLIRDHLLTRYPDWSLSGEEFPPVKGVDDTYRFLVDPIDGTTNFLWGLDYTITIALRRAGETICGLVYNPVTDEMFTAVKGQGAYLNGKRLEMRDSADVSQMVVGTGLPTPNLSMHAGAYARLDAIRAPIGAVRVLGSAANCCAYVACGRFTGYFEQTGFVDTAAGILLVEEAGGVVTDWWGRGPEFFEKSGLLIVANPGTHRFLLNHLSSVQRAD; from the coding sequence ATGTTAGTCGATCCCACAATCGTCCTGACCGACATGGTCGAGGCCGCGCGGCGCGCCGGCGCGCTGACGCTTGAGCATTTTCATCGCAGGGAGACACTCGAAATCGGCGTGAAGGGACCGGGCGATTTCGTCAGTATTGCCGACGAGCAGTCCGAAACCCTCATCCGCGATCACCTGCTGACGCGCTATCCCGACTGGAGCCTCAGCGGAGAAGAGTTTCCGCCGGTCAAGGGTGTGGATGACACCTATCGCTTTCTCGTTGACCCGATCGACGGAACCACCAATTTCCTCTGGGGTCTCGACTATACGATCACGATTGCATTGCGGCGTGCCGGAGAGACGATCTGCGGCCTCGTCTACAATCCGGTGACGGACGAGATGTTCACGGCCGTCAAAGGGCAGGGTGCTTACCTCAACGGCAAGCGGCTCGAAATGCGCGACAGCGCCGATGTCAGCCAGATGGTGGTCGGAACCGGCCTTCCCACGCCCAACCTCTCCATGCATGCCGGCGCCTATGCACGGCTGGATGCGATCCGCGCACCGATCGGCGCCGTCCGCGTTCTCGGCAGTGCCGCCAATTGTTGCGCCTATGTCGCCTGCGGTCGCTTTACCGGCTACTTCGAGCAGACCGGTTTCGTCGATACGGCAGCCGGGATTCTTCTGGTGGAAGAAGCTGGTGGGGTGGTGACCGACTGGTGGGGCCGGGGACCGGAATTCTTCGAGAAATCCGGTTTGCTGATCGTCGCCAATCCCGGCACACACCGGTTTCTCCTGAACCACCTGTCGAGTGTCCAACGGGCAGATTGA
- a CDS encoding glycerophosphodiester phosphodiesterase has translation MQPDPIFLDHQGHRTLIKWHRARRKASDAEFTPTRILDAMRIGASVEVDLVVHADKGFAILHDLELDHGTTGSGLVCETSAETLRRLFLRGNDGEPIADRVMLLEDLCDLLAANPAHRDALLQLDYKEDLSRLSPAVIANFAAAVSKVAHAMILSGGDSAAVASLAAATPGLRTGYDPTYVGVLDDLQSREDFSRFIAAALKTAPEAAMIYLDYELILAADAAGVDLIRAVHDDNRRVDAWTIRSINSATLAKIRRLLDLRVDQITTDDPEGLLFALAEGAA, from the coding sequence ATGCAGCCTGACCCCATATTCCTCGACCACCAGGGTCACAGGACCCTTATCAAGTGGCACCGGGCGCGGAGAAAAGCCTCTGACGCCGAATTCACGCCGACCCGTATTCTCGACGCCATGCGTATCGGCGCGAGTGTCGAGGTGGATCTCGTGGTGCATGCCGACAAGGGTTTTGCGATCCTGCACGATCTCGAACTCGATCACGGCACCACCGGATCCGGCCTGGTCTGCGAGACATCAGCCGAAACGCTGCGCCGGCTTTTCCTGCGCGGAAACGACGGGGAGCCGATCGCTGACCGGGTCATGTTGCTCGAGGATCTCTGTGACCTATTGGCTGCAAATCCTGCCCATCGCGATGCCCTTCTGCAGCTCGACTACAAGGAAGACCTGTCGCGCCTGTCGCCGGCCGTCATTGCCAATTTTGCGGCGGCCGTTTCCAAGGTGGCGCATGCGATGATCCTTTCGGGTGGCGATAGCGCTGCCGTCGCGTCTCTGGCTGCCGCCACGCCTGGGCTCAGAACCGGATACGACCCGACCTATGTCGGCGTGCTCGATGACTTGCAATCCCGGGAGGACTTCTCGCGCTTTATTGCGGCTGCACTGAAGACGGCACCGGAAGCGGCGATGATCTATCTCGACTACGAGCTCATTCTGGCGGCCGATGCTGCCGGCGTCGATCTCATCCGCGCCGTGCACGACGACAACCGGCGTGTCGATGCCTGGACGATCCGGTCAATCAATTCGGCCACGCTTGCAAAGATCCGCCGTCTCCTCGACCTGCGGGTCGACCAGATCACCACGGATGACCCCGAGGGTCTCCTGTTTGCCTTGGCCGAAGGAGCCGCTTGA
- a CDS encoding ABC transporter ATP-binding protein, protein MSKLSIRAVSKIFGAGPTAVDSVSLDVADGELVCLLGPSGSGKSTLLRMVGGFEQPSAGTIAIDDQDVTRLPPEQRPTGMVFQSHALWSHMNVFNNLAFGLKLRKRPAAEIRDRVEGVLELVGLKGYDRRMTNELSGGQQQRVALARSLILEPKILLLDEPFASLDQHLRERLREEVRDIQLRLKITTLFVTHGQDEALSMADRIVVMQNGRTEQADRPEIIYRDPLTPFVAGFIGTMNFVEGKVENGRFVHPDLSVDMPVSDGPVTLAVRPEALDLVSTEDGAAVVHRVTDFGTHGLVDLHLSDGTRLKSMVRSPEPFSSGHAVDLRPRAFAAFRDNVKLYRSSDAA, encoded by the coding sequence ATGTCCAAACTGAGCATACGCGCGGTCTCCAAGATCTTTGGGGCAGGACCCACCGCCGTCGACAGCGTCTCGCTCGATGTCGCGGATGGCGAGCTGGTCTGCCTGCTCGGGCCTTCCGGCTCCGGCAAGTCGACCTTGCTGCGCATGGTGGGTGGTTTCGAACAGCCGTCAGCGGGTACCATCGCGATCGACGATCAGGACGTGACGCGTCTGCCACCGGAGCAACGTCCGACGGGCATGGTCTTTCAGAGCCATGCGCTCTGGTCGCACATGAATGTCTTCAACAACCTCGCCTTCGGGCTGAAGCTGCGCAAGCGGCCCGCTGCCGAAATCCGTGACAGGGTCGAGGGCGTGCTCGAGCTGGTCGGCCTGAAGGGCTACGATCGACGCATGACCAACGAGCTCTCGGGAGGCCAGCAGCAGCGCGTCGCACTCGCACGCTCTCTCATCCTCGAGCCGAAGATCCTGCTTCTGGACGAGCCCTTCGCAAGTCTCGACCAGCACCTGCGGGAGCGCTTGCGCGAGGAGGTGCGCGACATCCAGCTTCGCCTGAAGATCACGACGCTCTTCGTCACCCACGGGCAGGATGAGGCCCTCTCGATGGCGGACCGCATCGTGGTCATGCAAAATGGCAGGACCGAGCAGGCCGATCGGCCGGAGATCATCTACCGCGATCCGCTAACGCCCTTTGTCGCTGGCTTCATCGGCACGATGAACTTCGTCGAAGGCAAGGTCGAAAACGGCCGTTTCGTGCATCCCGACCTGTCTGTGGACATGCCCGTCTCGGATGGCCCGGTCACACTGGCCGTCAGGCCTGAAGCGCTCGATCTGGTCAGCACGGAAGATGGCGCGGCAGTTGTCCACCGCGTGACCGATTTCGGAACCCATGGTCTGGTCGATCTCCATCTCTCCGATGGTACGCGGCTCAAATCCATGGTGCGCAGCCCCGAACCCTTCAGTTCCGGCCACGCCGTGGATCTGCGTCCCCGCGCCTTTGCCGCCTTCCGCGACAACGTCAAACTCTACCGGTCCTCTGATGCAGCCTGA
- a CDS encoding ABC transporter permease, translated as MTESITPPRRIDGTGMLLALVLSIVVVLPLLVVGIWAFTEVWRYPNVLPQQFGLRFWEQTLNRSDVWSALWLSLTLSAVVTLASAVICLPAAYAFARMRFPGRDLLFFSFLAGHAFPKFGLLVAIAAIFLQLDLIGTFWGVALIQLVNTLMFMIWIPVAAFQAVDRRMEEAARDVGAGPFRVFWSITLPQAAPTIAAALLLTFVGTFYETEGAWLIGAPGIRTMPVLMISFINNQMVIQFGAVLSVMLWVPSFIALMFARRVIGGNAFAKGFGG; from the coding sequence ATGACCGAATCCATAACCCCGCCGCGCCGGATCGATGGCACCGGCATGCTGCTCGCACTCGTGCTTTCGATCGTCGTCGTCCTGCCTCTACTCGTCGTCGGCATCTGGGCCTTCACCGAGGTCTGGCGCTATCCGAATGTGCTGCCACAACAATTCGGTCTGCGGTTCTGGGAGCAGACGCTCAACCGTTCGGACGTGTGGAGCGCGCTGTGGCTGAGCCTGACGCTCTCGGCCGTGGTGACGCTTGCCTCCGCGGTCATCTGCCTGCCGGCAGCTTATGCCTTTGCGCGTATGCGGTTTCCAGGCCGTGACTTGTTGTTCTTCTCGTTTCTTGCAGGCCATGCCTTCCCGAAGTTCGGTCTCCTCGTCGCCATCGCCGCGATCTTTCTGCAGCTAGACCTGATCGGCACCTTTTGGGGTGTGGCGCTTATCCAGCTCGTCAACACGCTGATGTTCATGATCTGGATCCCGGTTGCCGCATTCCAGGCCGTCGATCGCCGCATGGAAGAGGCTGCCCGCGACGTGGGTGCAGGCCCGTTCCGTGTCTTCTGGTCGATTACCTTGCCCCAGGCCGCGCCCACCATCGCGGCGGCCCTTCTCCTGACATTCGTCGGCACCTTTTATGAGACGGAAGGCGCCTGGCTGATCGGCGCGCCGGGCATCCGCACCATGCCCGTGCTGATGATCAGCTTCATCAACAACCAGATGGTCATCCAGTTCGGCGCGGTCCTGTCCGTCATGCTCTGGGTCCCGTCCTTCATCGCTCTGATGTTCGCCCGCCGGGTGATCGGCGGCAACGCCTTTGCCAAGGGCTTTGGGGGATGA
- a CDS encoding ABC transporter permease → MSGRGLIGLLLVALPVSLVGWLVIWPIISAVLRTVWRTSPDGEAGFDLSSYIFFFSDAYSLNNLSLTLWTTAVCALLLLVVSLPIALYLRFAKGGIASYVQALAILPMFVPSIILAYALIRVLGPNGMVDLLLNFAGLPKLRTPYLTPWGPVIGLVWDNIPLTVLILLSGLGSVSNMAIEAARDVGASRLRVLRHIILPQITNSILVALSFAVLGIFSAFTLPYLLGPASPEMMGPFMQRTFRDLNDPVGAITQAVITFGFCIVFGLFYVRSVARNQGR, encoded by the coding sequence ATGTCGGGCAGGGGGCTTATTGGCCTCCTGCTCGTCGCCCTACCGGTTTCGCTTGTCGGATGGCTGGTCATCTGGCCAATCATCAGTGCCGTCCTGCGCACGGTGTGGCGTACTTCGCCCGATGGTGAGGCAGGTTTCGACCTGTCGAGCTACATCTTCTTCTTTTCCGACGCCTACAGTCTCAACAATCTCAGCCTGACGCTCTGGACCACAGCGGTCTGTGCCCTGCTGCTCCTGGTCGTGTCGCTTCCGATCGCGCTTTACCTGCGCTTTGCCAAGGGCGGTATCGCCTCCTATGTGCAGGCGCTTGCCATCCTGCCGATGTTCGTTCCATCGATCATTCTCGCCTATGCCCTGATCCGCGTGCTCGGGCCGAATGGCATGGTCGACCTGCTCTTGAACTTCGCCGGCCTGCCGAAATTGAGAACGCCCTATCTCACGCCCTGGGGGCCGGTGATCGGACTGGTTTGGGACAATATTCCGCTGACGGTGCTGATCCTGCTCTCGGGTCTCGGCTCGGTGAGCAACATGGCGATCGAGGCTGCGCGGGATGTCGGTGCAAGCCGGCTTCGGGTTCTCCGGCACATCATTCTGCCGCAGATCACCAATTCCATCCTGGTGGCACTCTCCTTCGCCGTACTCGGCATCTTTTCCGCCTTTACGCTGCCCTATCTGCTCGGCCCAGCGTCGCCCGAGATGATGGGCCCCTTCATGCAGCGCACGTTCCGGGACCTGAACGATCCTGTTGGAGCGATCACGCAGGCTGTCATCACCTTCGGCTTCTGCATTGTCTTTGGCCTGTTTTACGTGCGCTCCGTCGCCCGCAACCAGGGGAGATGA
- a CDS encoding extracellular solute-binding protein, with product MKRRAFLISTAGTVAGMMILPKLSFAAEGQIDWYTGSDANVLDFWTNTVKPAFEAAHAGVKLNLVDAGDNAGIQSIAERAIAAMQTNTDPQADYFEHTDPRLPKGAIEAGLYVNMKEAGLSNYAKVNPLAIDSDFSLPYRGSQVLLAYDTTKLAAADAPKTWDALVAWIKANPGQFVYNRPDKGGSGGNFVRRAIHQANGLDPKAFTVDNYTEAFGNEALGKAWELLKDIAPSLYDNGAYSSGNTQSIQLLAQGVVTMIPVWSDQVLQAIAQGVLPETTGIVQLQDLALCGNFSRAVVLSNGKNRDAALKLADFVLTEEIQGAILSELGGFPGVSWEHVSADLREKFAAIIPNSIPTFPSGAWEVAVNDGWYRNVAPTIDRKS from the coding sequence ATGAAGCGTCGCGCATTCCTGATTTCCACGGCCGGCACCGTTGCCGGAATGATGATCCTGCCGAAGCTGTCCTTTGCAGCCGAAGGCCAGATCGACTGGTATACCGGCTCGGATGCCAATGTGCTCGATTTCTGGACCAACACTGTCAAGCCGGCTTTCGAAGCAGCGCATGCGGGCGTGAAGCTCAATCTCGTCGATGCCGGTGACAATGCAGGCATCCAGTCGATCGCCGAGCGCGCCATCGCGGCAATGCAGACGAACACCGACCCGCAGGCCGATTACTTCGAGCATACCGATCCGCGTCTGCCAAAGGGCGCCATCGAAGCCGGCCTCTACGTCAACATGAAGGAAGCTGGCCTGTCGAACTATGCGAAGGTCAACCCGCTCGCTATCGATAGCGACTTCTCGCTTCCCTATCGCGGCAGCCAGGTGCTTCTCGCCTATGACACCACCAAGCTGGCGGCTGCCGATGCGCCGAAGACCTGGGATGCGCTCGTCGCCTGGATCAAGGCAAACCCCGGCCAGTTCGTCTACAACCGCCCTGACAAGGGTGGTTCGGGCGGAAACTTCGTCCGTCGTGCCATCCATCAGGCAAACGGCCTCGACCCTAAGGCATTCACGGTCGACAACTACACCGAAGCCTTCGGCAATGAGGCCCTCGGCAAGGCTTGGGAACTGCTCAAGGACATCGCCCCGTCACTCTACGACAACGGCGCCTACTCCTCCGGCAACACCCAGTCGATCCAGTTGTTGGCCCAGGGCGTTGTGACCATGATCCCGGTCTGGTCCGACCAGGTTCTCCAGGCGATCGCCCAGGGCGTCCTGCCGGAAACCACTGGCATCGTGCAGCTTCAGGATCTGGCTCTTTGCGGCAACTTCTCGCGCGCCGTGGTGCTGAGCAATGGCAAGAACCGCGACGCAGCCCTGAAGCTGGCCGACTTCGTCCTGACCGAAGAGATCCAGGGTGCCATCCTCTCCGAGCTCGGCGGCTTCCCTGGCGTCAGCTGGGAACATGTCTCCGCCGATCTGCGCGAGAAGTTTGCCGCTATCATCCCGAACAGCATTCCGACCTTCCCGTCGGGCGCCTGGGAAGTCGCCGTCAATGACGGCTGGTACCGCAATGTGGCACCGACCATCGACCGGAAGTCGTGA
- a CDS encoding LacI family DNA-binding transcriptional regulator, producing the protein MRKNGSPLFVSARMVAERAGVSRSAVSRTFTEGASVSEETRRKVVEAAEALGYHVNHLARQLRERSNIVCLIVSDLTTPVRAAMVDRLTRKLQAAGKITVVLNTESDEASVNHALKLTLHYRADATVVLSGTPSTGLVKTALANGQQVILINRDDGLEGCDNVGLDNATAAREALFLLKRAGCKRLGILTSAARTPSLVEREARFLEAAAAEAIRVTVFEADATSYRAGFEAAKRVYARSEPPDGVFSVTDLLAIGFMDGARLEFGLRIPEDLCVIGFDNIEQASWEAYRLTTFEQPLDRIAAHVVSLLTEVQGLTEAPQGDGAVFEPVAVWRRSVRPQPGTT; encoded by the coding sequence ATGCGTAAGAATGGCTCGCCGCTTTTTGTCAGCGCCAGAATGGTGGCCGAGCGTGCCGGCGTGTCCCGTTCGGCCGTGTCGCGTACCTTTACCGAAGGCGCGAGCGTTTCTGAGGAAACGCGTCGAAAGGTCGTCGAAGCGGCCGAGGCGCTCGGCTATCACGTCAACCATCTGGCCCGCCAGCTGCGCGAGCGCAGCAATATCGTCTGTCTGATCGTCTCGGATCTGACCACGCCCGTCAGGGCGGCGATGGTCGACCGCTTGACCCGCAAGCTTCAGGCGGCCGGCAAGATCACCGTGGTTCTCAATACCGAGAGTGACGAGGCAAGCGTCAATCACGCCTTGAAGCTCACCTTGCACTACCGCGCTGATGCGACGGTGGTCCTGTCGGGAACGCCATCGACGGGATTGGTGAAAACGGCGCTTGCCAACGGCCAACAGGTTATCCTGATCAACCGCGACGACGGTCTGGAAGGCTGCGATAATGTCGGGCTGGACAATGCGACGGCCGCAAGAGAGGCGCTTTTCCTCCTGAAACGGGCCGGGTGCAAGCGCCTCGGGATCTTAACCTCGGCTGCTCGAACCCCGAGCCTGGTGGAGAGAGAAGCGCGCTTCCTCGAAGCGGCAGCCGCTGAAGCGATCAGGGTGACCGTCTTCGAGGCGGACGCTACCAGCTATCGCGCCGGTTTCGAGGCCGCCAAACGCGTCTATGCCCGGTCGGAACCTCCGGACGGCGTGTTCTCTGTCACCGATCTGCTGGCGATCGGCTTCATGGATGGGGCACGCCTCGAATTCGGCCTGAGGATCCCGGAGGATCTCTGCGTCATCGGCTTCGACAATATCGAGCAGGCTTCTTGGGAAGCCTATCGCCTGACAACCTTCGAGCAGCCACTCGATCGGATAGCGGCGCATGTCGTTAGTCTCCTGACGGAAGTGCAAGGCCTGACAGAGGCTCCGCAGGGGGACGGAGCGGTCTTCGAGCCGGTTGCCGTCTGGCGCCGCTCCGTTCGTCCCCAACCTGGGACGACCTAA
- a CDS encoding ABC1 kinase family protein — protein MSDRDRYRPVPQGRLSRLAALGQIAGGVASGMVAEGLSRLAKGERPHLRDLLLTPSNALKAADQLSRMRGAAMKLGQMISLEPGEFLPPELQSIFAQLRSSAHFMPPNQLAASLSSAWGPDWRRHFIQFETTPIAAASIGQVHRGVLSSGRPVAVKVQYPGVLQSIDSDIDNVATFLRLSGLLPAGLDIAPHLAEAKRQLREEADYLREAEEMRRFGRLLADDDRFVVPAPVEELLRPTVLAMDFIEGAPLETLASAPQAQKDAAMQAISELALRELFVFGHMQTDPNFANYLWRPKDGRVALLDFGAVRPVSPESARDYHLLLQATLGGSVTAVRDALMEMRYLSRAQTERYGRTLDEMTRVVLDHVLKAPEGLVDFSDRGPLVEIRERAVPIFADRALWALPAPDKMFLQRKITGLALLSMKLRVRMPLSSMLRDYA, from the coding sequence ATGAGTGATCGTGATCGATACAGGCCCGTCCCTCAGGGGCGTCTCAGCCGGCTCGCAGCACTTGGCCAGATTGCCGGTGGCGTCGCCTCGGGCATGGTCGCCGAGGGCTTGAGCCGCCTGGCGAAAGGTGAGCGTCCGCATCTGAGAGACCTGCTGCTGACGCCGTCGAACGCACTGAAGGCGGCGGATCAGCTGTCGCGCATGCGCGGCGCGGCCATGAAGCTCGGCCAGATGATCTCGTTGGAACCGGGCGAATTCCTGCCGCCCGAACTCCAGTCGATCTTTGCGCAGCTCCGGTCCTCAGCGCATTTCATGCCGCCGAACCAGCTTGCAGCCTCATTGTCCAGCGCCTGGGGTCCGGACTGGCGACGCCATTTCATCCAGTTCGAGACGACACCGATCGCGGCCGCATCGATTGGACAGGTGCATCGGGGCGTTCTGTCATCAGGCCGTCCGGTTGCCGTCAAGGTTCAATATCCCGGTGTGCTCCAGAGCATCGATTCCGACATCGACAATGTCGCGACCTTCTTGCGGCTGTCGGGCCTTCTTCCCGCAGGCCTCGACATTGCGCCACATCTGGCCGAAGCCAAGCGGCAGTTGCGGGAAGAGGCCGACTATCTGCGCGAGGCGGAGGAAATGCGTCGCTTCGGCCGCCTGCTCGCCGATGACGACCGCTTCGTGGTGCCGGCCCCGGTGGAGGAACTCCTGCGGCCGACGGTCCTGGCGATGGATTTCATCGAGGGGGCTCCGCTCGAAACCCTGGCCTCCGCACCCCAGGCGCAAAAGGATGCGGCCATGCAGGCTATCTCCGAGCTGGCACTGCGCGAGCTTTTCGTCTTCGGCCACATGCAGACGGATCCGAATTTCGCCAACTATCTCTGGAGGCCTAAGGACGGACGGGTCGCGTTGCTCGATTTCGGCGCGGTACGACCGGTCTCCCCGGAAAGCGCCAGAGACTACCATCTCCTCCTGCAGGCGACTCTCGGCGGCAGCGTGACGGCGGTGCGCGATGCGCTGATGGAGATGCGCTATCTTTCCCGGGCGCAAACGGAGCGCTACGGACGGACGCTGGATGAAATGACACGCGTCGTCCTCGACCATGTCCTGAAGGCGCCGGAGGGGCTGGTTGATTTCAGCGACCGTGGCCCGCTCGTGGAAATTCGTGAGCGCGCGGTACCGATCTTTGCCGATCGCGCGCTATGGGCGCTGCCGGCTCCGGATAAGATGTTCCTGCAACGCAAGATCACTGGGCTTGCGCTTCTCAGCATGAAGCTGCGCGTCCGGATGCCGCTCTCGTCCATGCTCCGGGATTATGCCTGA
- a CDS encoding FAD-binding domain-containing protein: MADFDFPLTRSDALQRLDDFLPHAGAAYARLRNKEQGQGEHVHVSRLSAALRRRLISEQEVVDAVLARHGLAAAEKFVSEVFWRTYWKGWLEQRPTVWEDYGAAVERALEQVDAVSGLRKRHASAIDGSTGIDCFDAWTKELNETGYLHNWARMQFASIWIFTLGLPWELGAASMFDRLIDADPASNTLSWRWVAGLHTAGKAYLADAERIRSMTDGRFSPAGLARTARIPADSVRTPSPSSIRPASSSDPSAATLLLLTTEDLSVEQVGAMRALPVKSIVYLKGRSSWDETALADALARTAQVWPDAEVCGALAPGELPSAAKSSGCTQVATAFLPVGPVASSIAPVRGEFDRLGIAFTEYLREWDRMAWPHCRKGFFGLKEKIPALLQAGHR, from the coding sequence ATGGCAGACTTCGACTTCCCGCTGACCCGCAGCGACGCCCTTCAACGCCTGGACGATTTTCTGCCGCATGCGGGTGCTGCCTATGCACGCTTGCGCAACAAGGAACAGGGGCAGGGAGAGCATGTGCATGTATCGCGATTGTCTGCCGCGCTGCGCAGACGGCTGATCTCCGAGCAGGAGGTTGTCGACGCGGTCCTGGCACGGCACGGACTGGCGGCGGCCGAAAAATTCGTCAGTGAAGTGTTCTGGCGCACCTACTGGAAGGGCTGGCTCGAGCAGCGTCCAACCGTTTGGGAGGATTATGGCGCAGCCGTCGAACGAGCGCTGGAGCAGGTGGATGCAGTGTCGGGACTGCGCAAACGCCATGCCTCGGCGATCGATGGATCGACCGGCATCGACTGTTTCGACGCCTGGACCAAGGAACTGAATGAGACGGGCTATCTGCACAACTGGGCGCGCATGCAGTTTGCCTCGATCTGGATCTTCACGCTCGGACTGCCCTGGGAACTCGGCGCCGCCTCGATGTTCGACCGTCTGATCGACGCCGATCCGGCATCGAACACCCTGTCCTGGCGTTGGGTGGCGGGTCTGCACACGGCCGGCAAGGCCTATCTCGCCGATGCCGAGCGAATCCGCTCGATGACCGATGGCCGCTTTTCGCCTGCCGGCCTGGCACGCACGGCCCGCATTCCCGCAGACAGTGTACGGACCCCTTCCCCTTCATCCATCCGGCCGGCCTCTTCGTCGGATCCATCCGCAGCCACTCTGTTGCTGCTGACCACAGAGGATCTGTCGGTCGAACAGGTTGGCGCGATGCGTGCGCTGCCGGTGAAGTCCATCGTTTATCTTAAAGGTCGCAGCTCGTGGGACGAGACTGCTCTCGCCGATGCTCTTGCACGTACCGCACAGGTGTGGCCGGATGCGGAAGTCTGCGGGGCTCTCGCCCCTGGTGAGCTTCCTTCCGCAGCAAAATCGTCAGGCTGCACACAGGTCGCAACCGCTTTCCTGCCCGTTGGCCCCGTCGCGTCTTCCATTGCCCCTGTGCGAGGCGAGTTCGACAGGCTCGGCATCGCCTTCACGGAATATCTCCGCGAGTGGGATCGGATGGCCTGGCCACATTGCCGGAAGGGCTTCTTCGGGCTGAAGGAGAAGATTCCAGCCCTTCTGCAGGCGGGGCACCGCTGA